AAAAATCAGTTGAAGAATTGAAATTTAGCAAAAATATTTTATTTCACCTTAGTGGGCTTGGTATAAGTTTAAGTTTATCTAAAAAGATTTATAATATTTTTCGTGAAAATACTTTAGAAGTTATTAATGAAAACCCATACAAACTGATTAAAAATGTAAAGGGTATTGGTTTTTTAAAAGCTGATGAAATAGCTTTAAAGAATAATTTAGATAAAAATAGTCCTTATAGAATTGAATCAGCTATTATTTACGTTTTAAATCAAAAATCCATAAATTTTGGACATGTTTACTATCCTAAGGAAAAACTTACCGATGAAGTTTCTAAACTAATAGGAGTTGAAAAAGAACTTATAGAACCTGTATATATGAATTTACTTTTATCTTCTGAAATAGTTATAGACAATTCATTTGAAGAATCAAATGTTTATTTAGATTATTTATATGTTTCTGAAAGCTTTATTGCAAGTAAACTAGCAAAAATGGCTTTAAATGAAGATTTTAAGATTCTATTTGACATTGATAAGGAGATTAAAACTGCAATCAAAAGTTTGTCCATAAAACTGTCAGATATTCAGATAAATGCTATAAGCTCTTGTTTTAAAGAAAATATTTCTATTATAACTGGTGGTCCGGGCACAGGGAAAACCACAATAATAAATACAATATCAAAGATATATTTAGATAATGGATATAATATTTCTCTTTGTGCTCCAACAGGTAGAGCTGCAAAAAGAATCGAAGAAACTACAGGGATAGAAGCCAAGACTATTCATAGAATGTTAGGATATATTCCAAGTAGTTATGATGATATTGGACATTTCGAATATAATGAAGATAATCCTTTGGATACTGATGCAATTATTATTGATGAGATGAGTATGGTTGATGTAGTTCTTTTTGAAAAACTTTTAAGAGGAGTGAAAGATAATACGAGATTAGTAATTGTAGGCGATGTTGATCAGCTTCCAAGTGTCGGTGCAGGAAATGTCTTAAGGGATTTAATTAATTCCAAAAAGATAAAATATACAAAACTTGTTGATATTTTTAGACAATCCGAAAGTAGTAATATAATTGTTAATGCTCACAAAATAAATAATGGGCAAGAGCCAATTTTAAATGAAAAAAATAGTGATTTTTTCTTTTTAAAAACTGAAACACCAGTAATTACCAGAAATGTTGTAGTTGATTTGATTAGTAAAAGACTTCCGAAAGCCTATGGTTATGATTTTTCTAAAGATATTCAAATTCTTACTCAAAGCAGAAAAGGAATCTGTGGAGTTTTTGAATTAAATAGATTGTTACAGGATATTTTAAATCCGAAAATTGAAACAATTGATGAACTATTAGTTGGTAATAAACTTTTTCGTGTAAATGATAAAGTTATGCAAACTAAAAATAATTATAATCTTTCTTTTTTTGATTCTGACGGAGAAGAAAATTTTGGTGTATATAATGGAGATATGGGACATATTATTTTTATTGATAAATCGAGTAAGAAGTTGACAGTTAAAATGGATGATAATAGGGTTATAGATTATACCTTAGAAGATTTAGATAATTTAGAATTAGCTTATGCAATAACTATACATAAGTCTCAAGGTTCTGAATTTAAATCTGTAATTATTCCTATGTTTGATGGATATAGACTACTTCAAACTAGAAATTTATTATATACTGCAATTACAAGAGCTAAGGAAAATATTGTACTAGTTGGAGATAAGAATGTTATGAACAATATGATTAGAAACAATACTATAAATAGCAGATATTCTAATTTGGAAAATAGGATAAAACATTTTTACGGTCTTGTAGAGGAATTGTTGTAATGATAAAAAAATTTTTAAAAAGTTTCTTTTTTAATGAAGATTATTGTTTTTTCTGTAAAGATAATATTGTAAAAGACTTTTATTTGTGTGAGGATTGTATATCCAAAATCAGAAAATATGATAAGGAAATTTTTAATGATTATGGTGAGAATTGTTTTAAAAAAGATATTTTATTCTATTATTCTGGAATACTAAAGACAAAAGTTAAGGAATTTAAGTTTGAAAATGGAGTATATTTAAAAAATCCTTTTGGAAAGTTGATATATGACAATTTAGATAAATCTTTGCTTGAAAAGATAGATTATATTGCTTATGTTCCTTCAAGTAAAAAGAAAATTAAACTTAGAGGATATAATCATTCAAAACTTCTTGCAGAGGAAATTTCAAAGTACTCAAACATACAGTTGTTTGATAATCTTCATAAGATAAAAAATACAAAATCACAACATTTTTTATCCCTTGAAGAAAGAAGCGTAAATTTAAAAAATTCTTTTTTAGTTGATTGTGATTTAACGGGAAAGAATATTTTACTATTAGATGATATACATACAAGTGGTGCAACAATTGATGAATGCTATAAAGAATTAAAAAAGTCTAATTGTAATTTTGTATGGGCTGTATGCTTATGTGGAGTTTATTAATATTTATAATTAAGTAAGTTATTTTTAACTTGCTTTTTTATTGTTAAAATACAATATTTCTAAATTTAACTAACTTAAAATGGCATAAAAAACTATGTTTAAAAATAATTTAGATATATTATTTTTAAAAATTTTGTTATAAAAAGTCGAAAAAAAGTCATTATTATAATTGTAAACAGTTTTCTAAAATGATATAATATAAGGGCAAATCATACAATTTATGTTTCACTAATATATAGGGGGAATTATGAAAATATTTAAAAAAATTTTAATTTCATCTTTGGCACTTGTTTTAAGTGCAGGACTTCTTGTGGGCTGTGGCTCTAAAAAAGAAGAAAAAAAATCTGCTGATGGAAAAATAACTATTGAAAAACTTACAATTGGTTTTGTACCTTCAAGAGAACCGTCAGAAATAGTTACTGCAACTGAACCTTTAAAGAATTTATTAAAGGAACAATTAGCAAAAGAAGGATATGATGTTAAAAATGTTGAAATAACAGTTGGAACAAGTTTTGAAGCGGTAGGAGAAGGACTTAATGCTGGAACACTTGATATTGGATTTATTCCAGCGGGAACTTATGTTTTATATAGAGATGGAGCGGAAGTTCTTTTGACTGCTACTAGAAAAGGACTTTCTGTAAATGATGATTCTGCTAAGGTTTGGAACGAACAAAAACCTACAAAGAAAACAGAAGATCAAGTTACTTCTTATAGAGCATTAATTATTGCTGGACCATCTGAAAAAGGACAAGCTATAGCTAAAAAAGTAAATGCTGGAGAAAAATTAACTTGGGATGATGTAAAAGATTTAAAATGGAGTGTTATGAATCCAACTTCACCTGCAGGATATATTTACCCAACTCTTTGGTTAAATGAAAATTTTGGAAAAACTATTAAAGATTTAGGAAATAATGCAATTTTAAGTGATTCTTACGGCTCTGCTTTTGCTAGACTTGCTTCAGGTCAAGTAGATGTACTTTGTACATATGCTGATGCTAGACTTGACCAAGAAAAGAAATGGACTGAAAATTATGGAAGAAAAACATCAATTTGGGAAGAAACAAATCTAATTGGTGTTACAACTCCTATATATAATGATACTGTAAGTGTTTCTAAAAAATCTAAGAATATAACACCCGAATTCAAAAAAGCTCTTGAAAAATCACTTATTGAAATAGCTAAAACTGAAGAAGGAAAAAAAGTTATATCTGTTTATAGTCATGAAGGTTATCAACCAGCAAAGGATAGTGACTACGATAATGAAGCAAAAGCTCAAGATATTGTAAAAAAATTAAAATAATGATGAATTAATTAAATTGTGTGAGTATTAGGGAGAGAGAAATCTCTCCTTTTTTAACAAAATATATGGAGAAAAAAATGATAGAATTTAAAAAAGTTAGTAAAGTTTATCCTAATGGTACAAAGGGATTAATAGATGTCGATTTAAAAATAGATCAGGGAGAGTTTGTAGCGATTATAGGACTTTCTGGATCAGGTAAATCTACATTAATTAGATGTGTCAATAAGATGCATGAAATTACTTCAGGAGAATTAATTGTAAATGATGTTGATGTAAAAAAATTAAGTGGATCAGATATTAGAAAGTTTCGAAGAAAAATTGGAATGATTTTTCAATCTTTCAACTTAGTTACAAGAACTACAGTTATAAAAAATGTTTTAACTGCATTTGTTCCGGATTTAACAGGTTTTAGAAAATTTTTTGGGATATTTCCTAAGGAATGCAAGATAAAATCTTTAGAAGCTTTAGATAAAGTAGATATGTTGGAAAAAGCTTATGTAAGAGTTGACCAACTTTCGGGAGGTCAACAACAAAGAGTAGCTTTAGCAAGAGCCTTAGGTCAAAACCCTCAAATTATTTTAGCCGATGAACCAGTTGCCGCTCTAGATCCTGTAACTTCAAATCAAGTTATGGAAGATTTTAGAAAAATTAATAAAGAAAATAATATTACAATTTTAATTAATATTCATGACGTAGATTTAGCTTTAAAATATTGTGATAGAGTTGTTGGAATAAACAAAGGTAGAATTGTTTATGATGGATCAGCAAGTGATATTACAAAGGAAATCTTAGATAAAATTTACCAAAAAGATTTATTTGAAACTGGAGAATAATATGAAAAATATATTTGATACCATATTTCCAAAAGAAAAGATAACTTTAGATAATGGAAAAGTTGCTTTCAGGCCACGTTCAAAAACTCCTTTAATTACAGTTATCGTAATTTTTTTAATGTATATTTCAGTAAAGGTTACTGGTTTTAATTTTGAAGTATTTAAAAATTTTGGAAACTTTTTTAATATTTTAAAAGGGATGATTCCACCTGATTTTAGTTATTCTAAAGAAGTTTTAACTCCACTTTTTGATACTATAAAAATGTCTTTGATGGGGTCGTTTTTAGGAGCATTAGTTTCATTACCTATTGCAATTTTAGCTTCCAGCAATATAACTAAAAATAAATTTGTAAATGGATTTTTTAAATTATTTTTAAGTATTTTAAGAACTCTACCTTCTCTTGTTTGTGCTTTAATAGCAACTTATATATGGGGTCTTGGTACTTTTGCAGGAACTGTCGCAATCTTTATTTTTTCATTATCTTATGTTGGAAAATTATTGTATGAGTCAATTGAAACTGTTGATATGGGTGCTTTTGAATGTATGGAATCTATGGGATTTACTAAATTCTATGCTTTTAGATATGCTATATTACCAGTTGTTTTACCTTCATATATTTCAACAGCATTATTCAACTTTGAAGGTAATGTTAGATATGCAGCAATTTTAGGTTATGTTGGTGCAGGCGGTATCGGTATGATTTTGAATGAAAAACTCGGTTGGAGAGAATATTCAAAAGTTGGTACTATAGTATTTTTATTACTTTTAACTGTTTTTGTAATAGAAATTATAAGTGAACATTTTAGAGGAAGGTTGGAGTAATGGAAATGGTGAATTCAAAAGTAGAAGAAAAATTAAAAAAAGAGCCAAAATCATATACTTATATCATTGCAGTTATTGTAATAGTTTTAGGACTTTTAGTTTGGTCAGCAATGTCCATTAAAAAAGGCGATGATGTAAAAGACTCAATGACAATTGCTAAAAATATTATAAATGGTATATTACATCCTGATTTGGAATTTCTTTTTAGATTCGATAGTAAAGGTGTAATTTATTTGCTTTTTGAAACAATGTGTATTGCATTTTTAGGTACAATAATTGGAGCAATTATTTCTATTCCTTTTGCATTCATTTCTGCAAAGAAAATTGTTTCAAAATATGTAGCTGTAATTGGAAGATTTTTTACAATGTGCGTTAGAACTGTTCCGGCTTTTATCTACGGACTTATGTTTATAGGCGTTACTGGGCCCGGAGCATTGGCAGGTGTATTTACAATGTCAGTTGTTTCAATAGGAATGGTTACTAAATTGTATATAGATGTTATAGAAGATTTAGATTTTGGTATTATCGAATCTCTTTCAGCGATTGGATGTACTAAAATTGAGCAAATAAGATATGGAATTTTACCACAAATTTATTCAAAATTAATTTCTATTGTTATTTATAGATTTGATATGAATTTAAGAGATGCATCTGTTCTTGGACTTGTTGGAGCAGGTGGAATCGGGGCACCACTTATTTTTGCGATGAATAATTATCGTTGGAATGAAGTTGGGTCAATTTTAGTTGGAATAATTATTTTAGTTTTAATTATAGAAGTTTTTTCAAATAATGTAAGAAGAAAATTAGCGAGGGGATATTAATGGCTTTTAAAATTTTATCTACCACTGATGTTCATGGTAATTTACTGGCATATAATTTTGTAAACTCTGCTATAGCAAATAAAGGACTTTCAAGGTTTTCGACTTTTTTAGAAGAGGAAAGAAAAAAGGGGAAAGTAATTTATGTTGATAATGGAGATATAAATCAAGGAACACCTTTGGTAACTTATGCTAATGCTAATTTAAAAGAAAATATTGTTGCTAAAGCTCTTAATTATTTACATTGTGATTATATTAATATAGGAAATCACGATTTTAACTATGGTAGTGAGTTTTTATATAATTATGTTAAAGAAACCAATGCAAAATGTATTACCGGTAATGTAAAGTATAAAAATAAAAAATTTGGAAGTACAGATATTATTGATATAGATAATAAAAAAGTTGCACTAATCGGAGTTGTAACTGACTATATTGACCATTGGGAAAATCCTAAAAATTTAGAAAATTTGGAAATTTTAAATGTTTTTGAAACTGTTAAAAACTCAGTTGAGGTTGTTAGAGATAAGGTTGATTATGTTGTAGTTTTTTATCATGGCGGTTTTGAAAGAGACTTAGAAAGTGGGAATCCTACCGAAAACTTGACAGGAGAAAATGTCGGTTATGAGATTTGTGATAAAATTTCCGGAATAGATGTTTTAGTTACAGGACATCAACATAGGACTTTAACAGGAAAGATAAAAGATACTTTTGTAATACAATGTGCAGATGGATGTGCAACTTGTATGGAAATTTTATTTGATGAAAATATTTCAGTTAATCTTAAAGATATTTCAGAATATGAAATTGATTCTGAAATGGAAGAAAAATTTAAAGAAGTTTTAAATGAAACTGAAAAATGGTTGGATGTAGAAATTGGTAGTTGTAATAAAGAAATGTATATTTCTGATACAAAGTCTGCTCAATTGGAAAAACATTCAATTACAAGTTTTATAAACAAAATTCAAAAGGAAACTATGGGAGCGGATATTTCTTCTTGTTGTCTTTTTGAAGTTATGCCCGGTTTTGGTAAAAATTTAAGATATAGAGATATAATTTTAAATTATCCATTCCCAAATACATTAGTTTTAAAAGAAATGAGCGGGCAAAATATTTTAGATTATTTAACGCAGCTTTCAACTTACTGGATAGTGAAAGACAATAGAATTGATATTAATCCAAAGTTTTTATATCCAAAAAGAGAGATGTATAATTATGATATGCTTGATGGAATAGAATATACAATGAACATTTCAAAAAATGGAAAAAATTTCATAACAGACGTAAAAGTTGATGGAGACGAGCTGATTTTAGATAAAAAATATAAACTTGTATTAAATAATTATAGAGCGACAGGAGGAGGAAATTTTTCGTTTTTCCCAGAACTTAAAACTCTTAAAGAAGATACGAGGGATATCGCCGAAGTTTTGATTGATTATGTAAAAGATAATAATTATGTTAAAATTGAGGACAAGAATAATATAAAATTAAAAATAGTAGATTAGGTAAAAAGACTATTGCAATAGATGCAATAGTCTTTTATATATAAAGAGAAAATACAAAAAGGTTGGAAATTATTCCAACCTAAACTTTTAAAAATTCTATATCTTAATTTTATCTGTAAAATGATCCTTGTTGCCATCCGCCTTTTAAATATATTGCATGAGCAATCATACTTACTAATACATTTGAAATTGCCATTGCAAGCCATATACCTGTTGCACCATAACTTGTAAAATTCTTGAAAAAAAGTATTAATGGAAGCCTTATTATCCAAAGTCTTATCATATCTATAGCCATTGAATACTTACTATTTCCAGAACCTTGGAAAAGTCCTTGATATACAAAAAACATATTTAACATTACAAGAGTTATTAATGTATAGAACATATAACTATTTGCTTGTACCATAAGTACTGAATCTTTTGGTGCACTTATAAAGAAAGATAAAATTTCATATCTAAATATAAAACTAATTATTGCAATTATAATTGACATAATAATTATAATAATAGAAGCTTTTTTAAATGTTTCTTTAACTCTCTTAATATTATTATTTCCTATATTTTGTCCAATAATTGAAGTTATTGCTGAGCCTACTCCGCCTGGAGGAATATTTAAAAGTCCACTTATTCTATTTACCATTCCATAAGCGGCAACAGTTTCTGTTCCATAGCTTTGAATAAATGAGTTCATTATCATGAAACCTATGGCAGTTCCAACTTGCCCTATTACTGATGGTAAAGTAATTCTATAAATTCTTTTTAGAATATGTTTTTCCCATTTAATATATATTAAACTATTTAGGTTTAATTTAATAATATCTTTGTTTATTCTTAAATGAATAAATCCAACAATACACATTATTCCTTGTGTTAATACTGTTGCAACAGCCGCACCCTTTACTCCAAGTCCAAATCCTGAAATTGATGTAAAAGGAATTATATCAAAAATAAAAATCGGATTTAAAATCATATTTAATATAACACAAATTGTACTTATCATTGTAGGAATTGTGTTTTTGCCCTGAGCAGATAATATTGATGAATATATGTAGTAGAGAAATATAAATGGAATTCCAAGATAGCTATATTTTAAATAGATTATACTATATTTTGCTAAATCTCCAGTTGCACCCATCATTTTTACTATCAAATCAGCACTAAAATATCCTAACAACATAAATACTATAGAAAATAGTAAAGAAATATTAACTAAAGTATCCGCATATTTTTGTGCATGTAAATAATCTTTTCGACCTAATAATTGAGAAATTAAAGATATAGCAGCTATTGACAGTCCAATCCCAATAGAATTAAATAAAAAAATAACAGGCCAAGTAAAACTTGTTGATGCAAATTCTGCTGTTCCTAATTTTCCTAGCCAAAAGGCATCTGCAAGAGAGTATAACTGTTGAATAAAATTGTTTAAAATAATTGGAATGGATATTATTGCGATTATTTTGTAAATATTACCATGTAGAATCATTTCGCTTCGTTCTTTTTTCATACAACACCTCCCATAAAAATTTATACCTTTATTATATTCCACAAATATAGTGGAATAAAACATATTTAAATAAAAATCTTTTAAAAATATTATAATAATAGTAAAAAATGTACTTTTAAATTATTTAGTTCAACTAATTTTTTGAAAATATTTATCATTAATTATAGAAATTTATTATAATTTCTTATAAATTTGTTAGTTTACTAAAAATTATATTATCAGTGTAATATCAATAATAAAAAATAATATTATTATCTTAAAATAAATTATGATAAATTATAAAAATATGATATAATAATTATATCTTTATCCTTTGTGATAAAGTTGCATTTATTTTATTTCCATAATTATATTAAAATAATATGGATTAGATAATTTAGGAGGAAAATATGAAAAAATCAAGAATTTTATCTTTAATGCTTGCTGGCTTAATGTTAGTTGGTTGTCAATCTAAAAAAGCAGAAGATAAAAAAGAAGAAAAGCAGGTAGAAACTACTAAAAACTTTGAAGGAAAAACTTTAAATGTTGTAGCTACGTCTGAAAAATATAAAAAACTTTTTGATAAGTTTTCAGATGAAACTAAGGCTAAAGTTGAATTTCTTTCAATGTCAAGTGGAGAAGTAATTGCTAAAATTAAAGCTGAAGGTGGAAAACCAAGTGCTGATGTTTGGTTTGGTGGCGGAATTGATGCCTTTATGAAAGCTAAATCAGATGGTCTTTTAGAAATGTATAAACCTGAAGGATTTGATAAAATTAAAGAAGGATTTAAAGATAATGAAGGTTACTGGATTTCAAAGGGAGTTACAGTTGTAGGATTTTTAGTAAATAATAAAATTTTAGAAGAAAAAGGACTTAAAGTACCTAAAACTTGGGAAGAAATTGTAGATCCTAAGTATAAAGATGAAATTATTATGGCAAATCCTGCTGTTTCAGGAACTAGTTTTGCAAATGTTAAAGGCCTTATAGATAAGTATGGAGAAGAAAAGGCCTGGGAATATTTTAAAAAGTTAAATGATAATGTTAAGTTCTATGGAAAAAGAGGAAAAGATCCACAAGAAAAAACAGTAGCAGGAGAATTTGGAATAGGAATTATTCCAATTGATAAATCAGCTTTTGATGTAGCTGAAAAAAATAATTTAACTGCAATTTATCCAGAAGATGGTTTATGCTGGGTACCAGAAGGTGTAGCAATTTTTAAGAACAGTCCAAACCTTGAAGTTGCAAAAGCATTTGAAGATTTTATTTTAAGACCTGAAAATCAACAATTGATTGCTGAACTTGATGGAAAAGATGGTGGTCAAATGGTAATTGAAGGAACTAAAGGGTATGATCTTGGCTTACCTAAAGATAAATTTATAAAAGAGGATATAGAAAGTTTTGGTTCACAAAGAGAAGCTATTCTTAAGAAATGGGCAGAATTAACACAAGGAAAATAAAATTTCACGATAATTTTTATCGAGAATATTTTTAGAAATCTTGTTGTTTTACAATAGAAAATAGGGAGAGCAATCTCCCTTTTTAATTAATTAAAGTTATGAAAAGATATTTTAAATTTTTAGATGCAATTATTATATTAACTCTTGTTTTTTGTTTATTTACTTTTATTTTATTTCCTTTCTTAAAAGTTTTTACTTCCACATTTTTTAATGAAGGAAAATTTACTTTAGAAGGATTCACTTTTTTAAAAACACAGAGTAAACTTTTATATAATTCAATTTTTGTAGCAATTTTTGCTACCATAATTACAACAATTGTTTCAGTTTCTATTGGAATTTTTTGTTTTAGTATTAGAAAGAGTATAAAGAGATTAATTTCATTTGTTTTAATGATTACAATGATATCTCCACCTTTTGTTTCATCATTAGCATATATAAAACTTTTTGGAAGAAGAGGTTTCATAACACATGATATTTTTAAGCTTTCATTTAATGCTTATGGTTCATTTGGTGTTATTTTAATGCAAAGTATAGGTCTTATTTCTTTGAGTGCTCTTATGATTATATCTACACTAGATAATATTGATAAGGAGCAAATAAATAGTGCAAGATCTTTAGGGGCAAAAACAAATAATATTATTTTAGATATTATTTTACCTCAATTATTACCTAGCATAAAAGTTGTTGCAATTTTAAGTTTTATAAGAAGTATTGCTGATTTTTCTACACCTTTAATAATAGGTGGTTCTTTTGAAACTTTAGCTTCAAAATCATATAATGTTTTTATTTCTGATGGAAATATTATTCAGGCTGGAGCTATGAATATAATACTTTGTATTCCAGTTATTTTTACTTTTATATTTTATATAAAGAATTCAAGAATAATTTCAAATACAAATTTTGGATCTAATGTGTCAGAAGTTAATATTGAAAAGAAAGGTATTGTTTTTTCCTTTGCAATTT
Above is a genomic segment from Parvimonas micra containing:
- a CDS encoding iron ABC transporter permease gives rise to the protein MKRYFKFLDAIIILTLVFCLFTFILFPFLKVFTSTFFNEGKFTLEGFTFLKTQSKLLYNSIFVAIFATIITTIVSVSIGIFCFSIRKSIKRLISFVLMITMISPPFVSSLAYIKLFGRRGFITHDIFKLSFNAYGSFGVILMQSIGLISLSALMIISTLDNIDKEQINSARSLGAKTNNIILDIILPQLLPSIKVVAILSFIRSIADFSTPLIIGGSFETLASKSYNVFISDGNIIQAGAMNIILCIPVIFTFIFYIKNSRIISNTNFGSNVSEVNIEKKGIVFSFAIFLSTIFLILLILQYSSIILSAFTDYSKGKLYFTFEHFIGIKNHIDKTIFRSINYSLISAFFGSLIGLLLQYYIHIRNVKFLKIFDFIATMPYMLPGTFFGIGYILAFNNYPIYITGTALIVILNVTFKQLPFSTKVFSSSLETIDKNQILSAKDLGANEFFIFKDVILSHTRNHFVISMINGFNSTMTTVGSIIFIVYPAQKVLTLVMFDVINSGKYNTASVLAILIILICLIFSLLFMFINYILNKLGDTYVLRSKKFM